One Nostoc sp. UHCC 0302 DNA window includes the following coding sequences:
- a CDS encoding type II toxin-antitoxin system death-on-curing family toxin: protein MHSPKFIEKQDVLSIHSKQISLYGGSLGIRDEGLLDSAIYQPQATYGGEFLHATIFEQAAAYLFHITNNHAFIDGNKRTAFDVMVTFLNMNDYELNMTPKEAYELSIQVAENNVSKEELTAMLKSYITEII from the coding sequence TTGCATAGTCCTAAATTTATTGAAAAACAAGATGTGTTAAGTATACATAGTAAGCAGATTAGTCTTTATGGTGGCTCACTTGGCATACGTGATGAAGGTTTGCTAGATTCTGCTATTTACCAACCTCAAGCAACTTACGGCGGAGAGTTTTTACACGCTACAATTTTTGAACAAGCAGCAGCATACTTATTTCACATTACTAATAACCATGCTTTTATAGATGGTAATAAACGAACTGCTTTTGATGTGATGGTGACATTTTTGAATATGAATGATTATGAACTTAATATGACACCTAAAGAAGCTTATGAACTATCAATACAGGTTGCTGAAAACAATGTTAGTAAAGAAGAATTAACGGCAATGCTGAAGAGTTACATCACGGAAATAATTTAA
- a CDS encoding Ycf34 family protein, with protein sequence MCICVNCHYVDSCATYHAVEGQHQQPHLTENPTFDPNEPSINVNIRTKGDVIEMEWDVVGCLSFKRETGKWSKLRPGELVPT encoded by the coding sequence ATGTGTATTTGCGTGAATTGCCACTATGTAGACAGTTGTGCCACCTACCATGCCGTAGAAGGGCAGCACCAACAGCCCCACTTGACCGAAAATCCCACATTTGATCCCAATGAACCTTCTATCAATGTCAACATCCGTACAAAAGGAGATGTGATTGAAATGGAATGGGATGTTGTTGGCTGTCTGAGTTTTAAGCGAGAAACAGGTAAATGGTCGAAGTTGCGTCCAGGTGAATTAGTACCAACGTGA
- a CDS encoding CCA tRNA nucleotidyltransferase, producing MHHLALSSLAAENWPFSLELLPEPAYMVGGAVRDAMLGRTREYLDLDFVIPSNAVKVARAIAKHYKAGFVLLDRERHIARVVFPHATADFAQQEGDSLVTDLHRRDFTVNAIAYNPHTQEIIDPLQGYVDLQQGILRMISPANLEDDPLRLMRAYRQAAQLGFTIEPTTQATIRSLASHLSKVAAERVRVEIGYLLANAQGTPWITTAGEDSLLAPFFKSATRESFSKLAAVDKAAALLSQTWPQLGVELQEYVRETVKTTWLGIAKLACLVNQNPEAAEIELQQLTYSRIEIRGVTTALRLFAQLKVENMSLREQYFLFQNADIMFPATLVLAVALDNWVEAMFGDKLLGAYTPLINRYLNPDDLVAHPTPLVSGKELIIALDIPASPIIGELLTEIAVAKAEGRVTTGEDAIAFARQLLETLE from the coding sequence ATGCATCATTTAGCTCTTTCTAGCCTAGCCGCCGAAAATTGGCCTTTTAGCCTGGAATTATTACCAGAACCCGCTTACATGGTAGGTGGTGCAGTGCGGGATGCCATGCTTGGCAGAACTCGCGAATACCTAGATTTAGATTTTGTTATACCATCTAATGCTGTAAAGGTAGCAAGAGCGATCGCCAAACATTATAAAGCTGGTTTTGTCTTACTTGATCGAGAACGGCATATTGCCCGTGTGGTGTTTCCCCACGCTACAGCTGACTTTGCCCAACAAGAGGGAGATAGTTTAGTTACTGATTTGCATAGACGAGATTTTACAGTAAATGCGATCGCTTATAATCCCCATACGCAAGAAATCATTGACCCTTTACAAGGCTATGTCGATTTACAACAGGGTATTTTGCGAATGATATCACCTGCCAACCTCGAAGATGACCCTTTGCGGTTAATGCGGGCTTATCGCCAAGCTGCCCAACTAGGTTTTACTATTGAGCCAACTACCCAAGCCACTATTCGCTCATTAGCATCACATCTGAGCAAAGTGGCAGCAGAACGAGTTAGGGTAGAAATTGGTTATCTGTTGGCAAATGCTCAAGGTACTCCCTGGATAACCACTGCTGGCGAAGATAGTTTACTTGCTCCTTTCTTCAAAAGCGCCACCCGCGAAAGCTTCAGCAAGCTAGCAGCAGTTGACAAAGCAGCTGCCTTACTTTCACAAACTTGGCCACAACTGGGAGTGGAACTGCAAGAATATGTACGCGAGACAGTTAAAACCACTTGGTTAGGTATTGCTAAGCTTGCTTGTCTTGTTAACCAAAATCCAGAAGCGGCAGAAATTGAATTACAGCAACTAACTTACAGCCGTATCGAAATCCGGGGTGTTACTACTGCTTTGCGACTGTTCGCGCAACTTAAGGTAGAAAATATGTCCTTGAGAGAACAGTATTTCTTGTTTCAAAACGCAGATATTATGTTTCCCGCTACATTAGTTCTTGCTGTAGCACTTGATAATTGGGTAGAGGCGATGTTTGGTGACAAGCTCCTTGGCGCTTACACACCCTTGATCAACCGCTACCTAAACCCCGATGATCTGGTTGCTCATCCCACTCCGTTAGTCAGCGGGAAGGAGTTGATTATAGCATTAGATATTCCGGCTTCGCCAATTATCGGCGAACTGCTAACAGAGATTGCTGTAGCAAAAGCTGAGGGTAGGGTTACAACCGGGGAGGATGCGATCGCATTTGCACGCCAACTACTTGAGACTCTAGAGTAG
- a CDS encoding fumarate reductase/succinate dehydrogenase flavoprotein subunit → MVTNVNTQWIKTDVLVIGGGTAGTMAGIKAKQANPDREVLILEKANIRRSGAIAMGMDGVNTAVIPGHSTPEQYVREVTIANDGILHQKAVYQTGKLGYETIQELESWGVKFQKDPQGNYDLKQVHRVGKYVLPMPEGKDLKQILTRQVKRHKVNVTNRVMATRVLVKDGRAIGAVGFDVRGGDFVIIQAKAVILCTGACGRLGLPASGYLYGTYENPTNAGDGYSMAYHAGAELSNIECFQINPLMKDYNGPACAYVAGPFGAYTANAEGHRFINCDYWSGQMMLEIWKELNSGKGPVQLKMTHLDEDTISEIESILWSNERPSRERFHEGRGEDYRNHGVEMNISEIGLCSGHSASGVWVNENAQTTVPGLYAAGDMASVPHNYMIGAFVFGRLAGTHAIEYIQDLEHLEPDSGFLEAEKARIYAPLNQPNGIPHTQVEYKLRRLVNDYLQPPKSGNKMAIGLTNFVRYHETLEQMGARDPHELMRCMEVHFIRDCAEMAAGASLYRRESRWGLYHYRLDFPDKNNEEWFCHVNLKKDEAGEMLLFKRPVEPYIIDVDLDKEVYKVAVL, encoded by the coding sequence ATGGTGACAAACGTGAATACACAGTGGATTAAGACAGATGTGTTAGTCATTGGCGGCGGTACTGCGGGAACAATGGCAGGAATTAAAGCTAAACAAGCAAATCCCGATCGCGAGGTATTAATTCTAGAAAAAGCCAACATTCGTCGCAGTGGTGCGATCGCAATGGGTATGGATGGCGTAAATACAGCCGTCATCCCCGGACACTCCACGCCAGAACAGTATGTGCGCGAAGTCACCATTGCCAACGATGGCATTCTCCACCAAAAAGCCGTCTATCAAACAGGTAAGCTAGGCTACGAAACAATTCAAGAACTAGAAAGCTGGGGGGTGAAGTTCCAAAAAGATCCCCAAGGCAACTATGACCTCAAACAAGTGCATCGAGTCGGTAAATACGTCTTGCCGATGCCAGAAGGCAAAGACCTCAAGCAAATTCTTACACGGCAAGTCAAGCGCCATAAAGTGAACGTGACAAATCGTGTCATGGCAACGAGAGTTTTAGTGAAAGATGGTAGAGCGATTGGTGCAGTTGGGTTTGATGTACGTGGCGGCGATTTCGTCATTATTCAAGCCAAAGCCGTCATCCTCTGCACGGGAGCCTGCGGACGTTTGGGACTACCTGCATCAGGCTACCTATATGGCACTTATGAAAACCCCACCAATGCCGGGGATGGTTATTCAATGGCTTACCATGCGGGAGCAGAACTGAGCAATATTGAGTGCTTCCAAATCAACCCCTTGATGAAAGATTATAACGGCCCAGCCTGTGCTTACGTTGCTGGCCCCTTTGGTGCATACACCGCCAACGCCGAAGGACACCGCTTTATTAATTGCGATTACTGGAGCGGTCAAATGATGCTAGAGATTTGGAAGGAATTAAACTCTGGCAAAGGCCCAGTCCAGCTGAAAATGACTCATTTAGATGAGGATACAATTTCTGAAATTGAATCAATTCTTTGGTCAAACGAACGACCAAGCCGGGAACGCTTCCACGAAGGTAGAGGTGAAGACTACCGTAACCACGGCGTTGAAATGAATATTTCTGAAATTGGTTTGTGTAGTGGTCATAGTGCTTCTGGGGTTTGGGTGAATGAGAATGCCCAAACAACAGTTCCAGGATTGTATGCTGCCGGAGATATGGCCAGTGTTCCCCATAACTATATGATTGGGGCATTTGTGTTTGGGCGATTGGCAGGAACTCATGCCATTGAATATATTCAAGACTTGGAGCATTTGGAACCAGATTCTGGCTTTTTAGAAGCAGAAAAAGCCAGAATTTATGCGCCTTTGAATCAACCGAATGGGATTCCCCATACACAGGTAGAATATAAGTTGCGCCGCTTGGTAAATGATTACCTGCAACCGCCCAAGTCAGGTAATAAAATGGCAATTGGGCTGACTAATTTTGTTCGCTATCACGAGACTTTAGAGCAAATGGGAGCGCGTGATCCTCACGAACTCATGCGCTGTATGGAAGTGCATTTTATCCGCGACTGTGCAGAGATGGCAGCAGGTGCATCTTTATATCGGCGAGAAAGTCGTTGGGGACTGTATCATTATCGGTTAGACTTTCCAGATAAGAATAACGAGGAGTGGTTTTGTCACGTCAATTTGAAGAAAGATGAGGCAGGGGAAATGCTACTATTTAAACGTCCTGTTGAGCCTTATATTATCGACGTGGATTTAGACAAAGAAGTTTATAAAGTTGCAGTTCTTTAA
- a CDS encoding aspartate aminotransferase family protein: MSLETLVEQATIPPESGYLASSPFEPDSFNEAVMSTYARFPLALERGAGCRVWDTQGREYLDFVAGIATCTLGHAHPAMVEAVTRQIQKLHHVSNLYYIPEQGELAKWLIQHSCGDRVFFCNSGAEANEAAIKLARKYAHTVLDIEKPIILTANASFHGRTLATITATAQPKYQKYFDPLVPGFHYVNYNDINAVEVAISELDEGDYRVAAILIEPLQGEGGVRPGDIAYFKKLRQICDETGILLIFDEVQVGMGRSGKLWGYEHLGVEPDIFTSAKGLGGGIPIGAMISKKFCDVFQPGEHASTFGGNPFVCGVALSVCQTLERENILQNVEERGEQLRTGLKAIAAKYPHHLTEVRGWGLINGLELQANIPLTAADIVNAAIQEGVLLVPAGPKVVRFVPPLIVTEAEVSTALQAVDKALATVTA, encoded by the coding sequence GTGAGCCTAGAAACTCTAGTTGAACAAGCCACAATCCCCCCAGAGTCAGGTTATTTAGCATCTAGTCCCTTTGAGCCAGACAGCTTTAATGAAGCTGTCATGTCTACTTATGCCCGGTTTCCCTTAGCCCTAGAACGGGGTGCTGGATGCCGAGTTTGGGATACACAGGGACGGGAATACCTCGACTTTGTAGCGGGAATTGCCACTTGCACCTTGGGACACGCCCACCCAGCTATGGTAGAAGCGGTGACACGCCAAATCCAAAAGCTGCACCATGTTTCTAATTTGTACTACATTCCAGAGCAAGGTGAATTGGCAAAATGGCTAATTCAACATTCCTGTGGCGATCGCGTATTTTTCTGCAACTCAGGGGCTGAGGCTAACGAAGCGGCAATTAAACTAGCGCGAAAATATGCTCATACAGTCCTAGACATTGAAAAACCCATAATTTTAACCGCCAATGCTAGTTTCCACGGACGAACTCTAGCAACAATTACCGCCACTGCACAACCGAAGTATCAAAAATACTTTGATCCCTTAGTTCCTGGGTTCCACTATGTAAATTACAACGACATTAACGCTGTGGAAGTGGCGATTAGCGAGTTGGATGAAGGCGACTACCGTGTAGCGGCAATTTTGATTGAGCCATTGCAGGGAGAAGGCGGGGTGCGTCCAGGAGATATTGCCTATTTTAAAAAGCTGCGGCAGATTTGTGATGAAACTGGCATTTTATTGATTTTTGATGAAGTGCAAGTTGGCATGGGGCGGAGTGGCAAGTTATGGGGTTATGAACATCTCGGCGTGGAACCGGATATCTTCACCAGCGCCAAAGGCTTAGGTGGCGGTATCCCCATCGGGGCAATGATCAGCAAGAAATTCTGTGATGTTTTCCAACCAGGGGAACACGCCAGTACCTTTGGCGGAAATCCCTTTGTCTGTGGAGTGGCGCTCAGCGTTTGCCAGACATTAGAGCGGGAAAACATTTTGCAGAATGTGGAAGAACGGGGTGAACAGTTGCGAACTGGATTGAAAGCGATCGCTGCAAAATATCCTCATCACCTTACCGAAGTTCGCGGTTGGGGTTTGATTAATGGTTTGGAGTTGCAAGCAAACATTCCACTAACCGCCGCTGATATCGTCAACGCCGCCATCCAGGAGGGCGTATTGCTCGTACCAGCGGGGCCAAAAGTAGTCCGATTTGTACCTCCACTGATTGTCACAGAGGCAGAAGTAAGTACTGCACTCCAAGCTGTTGACAAAGCACTGGCGACTGTTACCGCTTAA
- a CDS encoding type II toxin-antitoxin system HicB family antitoxin — protein MKFLITIFQDEDGIFIAECPSIPGCVSQGNTEQEAEENIQEAIKECLEVRVEKGMPLTVITREVEVSI, from the coding sequence ATGAAATTTTTGATTACTATCTTTCAAGATGAAGACGGAATATTTATTGCTGAATGTCCGTCTATTCCTGGCTGTGTAAGCCAAGGCAATACTGAACAGGAAGCTGAGGAAAATATTCAAGAAGCAATAAAAGAGTGTTTAGAGGTAAGAGTTGAAAAAGGAATGCCTTTAACAGTAATAACTCGTGAAGTAGAAGTTTCAATATAA
- a CDS encoding galactose oxidase-like domain-containing protein: MTELQDKAMLLEQMEQGTLIAQASTTDKWEVLPYNAPILPIHAALLRTGKILFFCGSGNDPSRLNTPYNSVVWDVKNKTFSYQSPPLDSTGEPIDLFCAGHSFRSEGDLMVTGGTLRYDPFYGSPSALFFDPSTEKWVKKPSMNNGRWYPTVLTLGSGRIFALSGQDKNGNLNKQPEIYSASFANGWNAFPATSSFPQYAHLFLLDSGKIFFSGAQMGGNNGVTPRILTLPEAFTQKPTEQAVSGLQASGSGNQAASVLLPPAQDQRVMIIGGGTSTTATNRVNIVDLKATNPTYVAAPSLNNARMHHSAVILPDRTVFVCNGSKMSEDTTQSMLPAEIYNPATNTWKVVAKQSVPRVYHSVALLLPDGRVVAAGGNPNRTVNELRLEIYSPAYISRSRPTIGSAPTTLSYGLKFTIQTPQASNIKWVSLIRPSATTHSCDTEQRLVDVPINSRSATSLQATVTSNRNIAPPGWYMLFITDNNGTPSVATWTRLF, encoded by the coding sequence GTGACTGAACTTCAAGACAAAGCTATGCTCCTAGAACAAATGGAGCAAGGAACTTTGATAGCTCAAGCTAGTACCACAGATAAATGGGAAGTATTGCCATACAATGCGCCTATCCTACCTATCCATGCTGCTCTACTTCGTACTGGTAAAATATTGTTTTTCTGTGGCTCAGGTAATGATCCTAGCCGATTAAATACTCCCTACAACAGTGTGGTGTGGGATGTCAAAAACAAAACCTTTTCCTATCAATCGCCTCCGTTGGATAGTACAGGCGAACCTATTGACCTTTTTTGCGCTGGTCACTCCTTCCGCTCAGAAGGCGACTTAATGGTTACGGGTGGAACTTTGCGATACGACCCATTTTATGGTTCGCCGTCTGCGCTGTTTTTTGATCCAAGCACAGAGAAATGGGTCAAGAAGCCATCAATGAATAATGGTCGCTGGTATCCTACTGTGTTAACCCTGGGTAGCGGGCGTATCTTTGCTCTGTCGGGGCAAGATAAAAATGGCAACCTGAACAAACAACCAGAAATTTATTCTGCTAGCTTTGCAAATGGTTGGAACGCTTTTCCAGCGACTAGTTCCTTCCCGCAATACGCACACCTGTTTCTATTAGATAGTGGAAAGATTTTTTTTTCAGGCGCCCAGATGGGTGGTAACAATGGGGTGACGCCACGGATACTAACCTTGCCTGAAGCATTCACGCAAAAACCTACAGAACAGGCAGTGTCAGGATTACAAGCTTCTGGTTCCGGAAATCAAGCTGCCAGCGTACTGCTACCACCTGCACAAGATCAGAGGGTGATGATTATCGGCGGAGGTACTAGTACTACAGCAACGAACAGAGTCAATATCGTAGATTTAAAAGCTACTAATCCAACTTACGTGGCAGCACCGTCCTTAAATAATGCCCGTATGCATCACAGCGCAGTTATATTGCCTGACCGTACTGTGTTTGTTTGTAATGGCAGCAAAATGAGTGAGGACACAACACAATCAATGCTACCAGCAGAAATTTACAATCCAGCTACGAATACTTGGAAAGTAGTAGCGAAACAAAGTGTCCCTCGCGTATATCACTCGGTAGCTTTACTTTTGCCAGATGGGAGGGTAGTTGCAGCTGGGGGAAATCCTAACCGGACTGTTAATGAATTGCGGCTAGAAATTTATAGTCCGGCATACATATCGCGCTCACGACCAACTATTGGGAGCGCTCCTACAACTTTGAGCTACGGACTAAAATTTACGATTCAGACACCTCAAGCTAGCAACATTAAATGGGTGAGTTTGATTAGGCCTAGTGCAACCACCCATTCCTGTGATACAGAGCAAAGACTAGTTGATGTCCCGATTAATTCTAGGAGCGCTACTTCTCTCCAGGCGACAGTCACGAGCAATCGAAACATCGCACCACCTGGCTGGTACATGCTTTTTATTACTGACAATAATGGAACGCCGTCAGTAGCAACTTGGACGCGATTATTTTAG
- a CDS encoding DUF433 domain-containing protein, with protein sequence MVIAITIEPLPLAVNPDGVVQVGGTRVTLDTVVTAFNQGATAEEIVFQYPSLQLADVYAVISYYLRHRQEVEEYLQQRQQRASETRKINEAKFPSYLIGIQSR encoded by the coding sequence ATGGTCATTGCAATTACAATTGAACCCCTACCCTTGGCGGTGAATCCTGATGGCGTAGTACAAGTGGGTGGAACGCGAGTGACACTAGATACAGTTGTAACAGCCTTTAACCAAGGGGCGACTGCTGAGGAAATTGTGTTTCAGTACCCATCTTTGCAGTTAGCTGATGTTTATGCTGTCATTAGCTATTATTTACGGCATCGGCAGGAAGTTGAAGAATATTTACAGCAAAGGCAACAACGCGCCAGTGAAACCCGTAAAATAAATGAGGCTAAGTTCCCTAGCTATCTAATTGGTATACAAAGCAGGTAA
- the tsaB gene encoding tRNA (adenosine(37)-N6)-threonylcarbamoyltransferase complex dimerization subunit type 1 TsaB, whose product MTTELEHLTATKYALALHTTTPELGLTISNFADETRSQVWNLGRDLSSHIHQYLIESIKPQTWADLAFIAVANGPGGFTGTRIGVVTARTLGQQLNIPVFGISTLAAVAWSKCILEIPPTPLKKGGDVRLFVKEAMGDQVIAVEMPAQRGKVFAAIYQLQPNALGLTTLLPDTVFTPEAWQETLANWNTSYHLIEAKSGLAATVTSILELAYLDWQIGKRPNWSEALPYYGQHPVEV is encoded by the coding sequence TTGACAACAGAATTAGAACATCTCACAGCAACGAAATACGCCCTAGCGCTGCATACTACCACTCCCGAATTGGGTTTGACAATTAGTAATTTTGCAGACGAAACACGTTCGCAAGTGTGGAATTTAGGGCGAGATTTATCCAGTCACATACATCAATATTTGATTGAGTCCATTAAACCGCAAACTTGGGCGGATTTGGCGTTTATTGCAGTCGCCAATGGCCCTGGTGGCTTTACTGGAACTCGTATTGGTGTTGTCACTGCCCGCACTTTAGGGCAACAGTTAAATATTCCTGTATTTGGAATTTCTACTTTAGCGGCAGTAGCTTGGTCAAAATGTATCTTGGAAATCCCCCCAACCCCCCTTAAAAAGGGGGGCGATGTTCGCCTCTTTGTAAAGGAGGCTATGGGGGATCAAGTTATCGCTGTAGAAATGCCAGCACAACGGGGTAAAGTTTTTGCTGCTATTTATCAGCTTCAACCAAATGCTTTAGGACTAACAACTTTATTACCAGATACTGTATTCACGCCAGAAGCATGGCAGGAAACTTTAGCTAACTGGAATACTAGTTATCACCTAATAGAAGCTAAATCTGGATTAGCTGCAACGGTAACAAGTATTTTAGAACTAGCTTATCTCGATTGGCAGATAGGCAAGCGTCCTAATTGGTCAGAGGCTTTGCCGTATTATGGACAACATCCAGTAGAAGTTTAA
- a CDS encoding potassium channel protein gives MAGAIALGGVFLIGTLWYHLVEGWSWEDAAYMTVITLATVGYGETHPLGSRGRLFTIALILLGVVNIGYIVNRFTEAVIEGYFQQGIRLQQQRRLMESLSGHYIICGFSRTGRQIAKEFRAEDVSFVVIDSETESVQRAQGEGYTVYQGDATLDDTLLKVGIERAICIVAALPSDAENLYTVLSAKTLNPEIRAIARASTEEALQKLQRGGADAVISPYITGGKRMAAAALRPQVLDFVDGMLTGADRQLYMEEFLLDPAFSPFVGQTLQRARLRSQTGALVLAIRRADGNLIGGPTGETQLMPGDTLICMGTAEQLRTLNQILVPISSEKWRKPKSNS, from the coding sequence ATGGCAGGGGCGATCGCTCTTGGCGGTGTTTTCCTGATTGGCACTTTGTGGTATCACCTAGTAGAAGGCTGGTCATGGGAAGACGCAGCTTACATGACGGTAATTACCTTAGCTACTGTGGGATATGGAGAAACTCACCCACTGGGTAGCCGCGGACGATTGTTTACCATTGCCCTGATTTTGTTGGGTGTGGTCAATATCGGTTACATTGTCAATAGATTTACAGAAGCCGTAATCGAGGGCTATTTTCAACAAGGAATTCGACTACAGCAACAAAGGCGGTTAATGGAATCCTTATCAGGACATTACATCATCTGTGGATTCAGTCGGACTGGTCGTCAAATTGCCAAAGAATTTCGAGCAGAAGACGTATCTTTTGTAGTGATTGATTCCGAGACAGAATCTGTGCAAAGAGCGCAGGGAGAAGGTTACACCGTATATCAAGGTGATGCAACACTAGACGATACGCTGTTGAAAGTTGGTATTGAACGGGCGATTTGCATTGTCGCGGCGCTCCCCTCGGATGCAGAAAATTTATATACAGTATTGTCAGCAAAAACACTGAACCCAGAAATTCGAGCGATCGCCCGCGCAAGTACAGAAGAAGCTTTGCAAAAGTTACAACGTGGTGGTGCAGATGCGGTGATATCTCCTTATATCACTGGCGGTAAGCGGATGGCAGCTGCGGCACTCAGACCCCAAGTGTTAGATTTTGTAGATGGAATGCTCACAGGTGCAGACCGCCAGTTGTACATGGAAGAATTCTTACTTGATCCAGCTTTTTCTCCTTTTGTAGGTCAAACTTTACAAAGAGCTAGGTTGCGATCGCAAACTGGAGCATTAGTTCTAGCAATTCGTCGTGCTGATGGCAATCTCATTGGTGGGCCGACTGGCGAGACGCAGTTAATGCCAGGAGATACACTAATCTGTATGGGTACAGCTGAGCAACTGCGTACCCTAAACCAAATTTTAGTACCAATTAGTTCTGAGAAATGGCGTAAGCCTAAAAGTAATAGCTGA
- a CDS encoding Uma2 family endonuclease produces MTLTNAPVTLISTLPPLENGDKLTRPEFERRYDAMPQVKKAELIEGIVYMASPLRFRSHGKPHAYIMGWLATYEATTPGVELGDNATVRLDADNEPQPDALLRFEIGGQSRISDDDYVEGAPELIVEIAASSVSIDLHEKLKVYRRNQVQEYLVWRVYDRQFDWFKLREGEYIQLESNADGVICSQIFPGLWLEKSALLAGNLAKVLEILQQGLVSEEHQTFVEKLAESAPN; encoded by the coding sequence ATGACACTCACTAATGCTCCTGTTACTCTGATCTCAACTCTGCCACCTTTAGAAAATGGTGACAAACTCACTCGTCCTGAATTTGAACGTCGCTATGATGCCATGCCGCAGGTGAAAAAAGCCGAATTAATTGAAGGAATTGTTTACATGGCATCCCCGTTACGATTTAGAAGTCACGGCAAACCTCACGCTTACATTATGGGCTGGTTAGCAACTTATGAGGCTACTACACCTGGGGTTGAATTAGGTGACAATGCTACTGTACGCCTAGATGCAGACAATGAACCCCAACCAGATGCACTGTTGAGGTTTGAAATTGGCGGACAGTCGCGTATTAGTGACGATGATTATGTAGAAGGTGCGCCAGAATTAATTGTAGAAATTGCAGCCAGTAGTGTTTCTATCGATTTGCATGAGAAGCTCAAAGTTTACCGCCGCAATCAAGTGCAAGAATATTTAGTTTGGCGAGTTTATGACCGTCAATTTGATTGGTTCAAATTAAGAGAAGGGGAATACATCCAGCTTGAATCTAATGCTGATGGTGTCATTTGCTCTCAAATATTTCCTGGATTATGGTTAGAAAAATCTGCTTTATTAGCAGGAAATTTAGCCAAAGTATTAGAAATTTTGCAACAAGGTTTGGTTAGTGAAGAACATCAAACCTTTGTGGAGAAATTAGCAGAAAGCGCTCCGAATTAA